Proteins encoded in a region of the Streptomyces sp. NBC_01298 genome:
- a CDS encoding peptidoglycan-binding protein — MSKGKKWVLGSLAVVLAVTGGGYAVVAQAGTDGGGGGGGGDSKQGRADGLPGATSPVKRSDLSAGFKADGTLGFAKERKLNAVGAAGAAGGSGGSGGAGTGGAAGAGAGSGAGSGSGSGSATLTWVAPPGSSVERDGKLYEANGKPVRLMYGSTPMYRSLKSGDKGEDVKQLKQNLQALGFGTGLDTTDGTFTDGTVTAVKRWQKSHKVKETGEVGKDDIAFASGPQRVQKNDMAVGDEATAGKPVLTLTGTERMVRLQLDVAKAGKVKTGDPVTVGLPGGGTAKGKISSIGTTANGDDPSSGGGGGGGGAGGDKKPKVDVEVALDNPAEATGPDQSPVSVGLTGEVRKGVLSVPVNSLLALAEGGFGVQVVEDGKVREIKVELGMFGQGRVEVKGDALKEGMLVGVPAS, encoded by the coding sequence GTGAGCAAGGGCAAGAAGTGGGTCCTGGGCTCTCTGGCCGTCGTGCTCGCCGTCACGGGCGGCGGGTACGCGGTCGTCGCCCAGGCGGGGACGGACGGGGGTGGTGGCGGGGGCGGCGGCGACTCGAAGCAGGGCCGCGCGGACGGTCTGCCGGGGGCCACGTCGCCGGTGAAGCGGAGCGACCTGAGCGCCGGGTTCAAGGCCGACGGGACGCTGGGCTTCGCGAAGGAGCGCAAGCTCAACGCGGTGGGTGCGGCGGGTGCGGCGGGCGGGTCCGGCGGGTCCGGCGGGGCGGGAACGGGAGGCGCGGCCGGGGCCGGGGCCGGTTCGGGGGCGGGCTCCGGCTCCGGTTCCGGTTCCGCGACCCTGACCTGGGTGGCGCCCCCCGGCTCCTCCGTCGAGCGCGACGGCAAGCTCTACGAGGCCAACGGCAAGCCCGTGCGCCTGATGTACGGCTCCACCCCCATGTACCGGTCCCTGAAGTCCGGGGACAAGGGCGAGGACGTCAAGCAGCTCAAGCAGAACCTCCAGGCCCTCGGCTTCGGCACCGGCCTGGACACCACCGACGGCACCTTCACCGACGGCACGGTCACCGCCGTCAAGCGCTGGCAGAAGTCCCACAAGGTGAAGGAGACCGGGGAGGTCGGCAAGGACGACATCGCCTTCGCCTCCGGACCCCAGCGGGTCCAGAAGAACGACATGGCCGTCGGCGACGAGGCCACCGCCGGCAAGCCCGTCCTGACCCTGACCGGCACCGAGCGGATGGTCCGCCTGCAGCTCGACGTGGCCAAGGCCGGCAAGGTCAAGACCGGCGACCCGGTGACCGTGGGCCTGCCCGGCGGAGGCACCGCCAAGGGCAAGATCAGCTCGATCGGCACCACCGCCAACGGCGACGACCCGTCCTCGGGCGGCGGGGGCGGGGGTGGCGGCGCCGGCGGGGACAAGAAGCCGAAGGTCGACGTCGAGGTCGCCCTCGACAACCCCGCCGAGGCCACGGGCCCCGACCAGTCGCCCGTCTCGGTGGGCCTGACGGGCGAGGTCCGCAAGGGCGTGCTCTCCGTACCCGTCAACTCGCTCCTCGCCCTCGCCGAAGGCGGTTTCGGAGTCCAGGTCGTCGAGGACGGCAAGGTCCGCGAGATCAAGGTCGAGCTCGGCATGTTCGGCCAGGGCCGGGTGGAGGTGAAGGGGGACGCCCTCAAGGAGGGCATGCTCGTAGGGGTCCCCGCGTCATGA
- a CDS encoding response regulator transcription factor — translation MRVLVVEDEEFLREMIAEGLRGDALAVDEASDGLEALSRLRLGAYDVLILDRDLPGLHGDEVCRQVVRERLLTRVLMLTASGTVRDRVEGLGLGADDYLTKPFAYDELLARVLALGRRAQPALPPVLERAGVAVDVARRTATREGRRLALSRKEFAVLESLLRAEGAVLSSDDLIEQVWEEDTSYSTNAVRVTLSKLRAKLGEPPLIETVPGAGYRIGDGHRIGDAHRTHDNHRSGDPR, via the coding sequence ATGCGAGTTCTGGTGGTGGAGGACGAGGAGTTCCTGCGGGAGATGATCGCCGAGGGGCTGCGCGGCGACGCGCTGGCCGTAGACGAGGCGAGCGACGGCCTGGAGGCCCTGAGCCGCCTGCGCCTGGGCGCGTACGACGTCCTGATCCTCGACCGGGACCTACCCGGCCTGCACGGCGACGAGGTCTGCCGCCAGGTGGTGCGCGAGCGGCTGCTGACCCGTGTCCTGATGCTGACGGCCTCCGGGACCGTACGGGACCGGGTCGAGGGCCTGGGCCTCGGCGCCGACGACTACCTCACCAAGCCCTTCGCCTACGACGAGCTCCTCGCCCGTGTCCTGGCGCTGGGGCGGCGCGCCCAGCCGGCGCTGCCGCCGGTGCTGGAGCGGGCCGGGGTGGCCGTGGACGTCGCGCGGCGCACCGCCACCCGCGAGGGGCGCCGGCTCGCGCTCTCCCGCAAGGAGTTCGCCGTGCTGGAGTCGCTGCTGCGTGCCGAGGGGGCGGTGCTGAGCAGCGACGACCTGATCGAGCAGGTGTGGGAGGAGGACACCTCGTACAGCACCAACGCGGTACGGGTGACCCTGAGCAAGCTGCGCGCCAAGCTGGGGGAGCCGCCGCTGATCGAGACCGTCCCGGGCGCCGGGTACCGGATCGGTGACGGCCACCGGATCGGTGACGCCCACCGGACCCATGACAACCACCGGAGCGGTGATCCGCGATGA
- a CDS encoding sensor histidine kinase — protein sequence MRAVLHSERARLTVLYGSLLLLAGGGLIALINILLRNGLYTRISGAVMTTRPGYADQLPNVIPGHRLPVPAEKLDPGATPTPEQLEQWRATQNLTTAVEQATLHELLIVSLVALAVFAVLSIWLAWWMAGRVLRPLGVITETARRLSGANLHERIGLKAPPGELKRLADTFDGMLDRMEDLVGAQRRFAANAAHELRTPLAVQRAAAEIGLAGDPPPQKVARIRSKLIEVADSSQHLVESLLLLAVSEEGLEATEPVDLRALAEAELAAARATAPQDLLVVGDLAPLTVAGDRTLLGHLVRNLLANAVRHNRAGGRLEVTVSPEGVLTVSNTGPVIEPRDVPRLLEPFRRRAERQHTAGEGAGLGLSIVASIARAHGAELTARANPAPGGGLMVRVWFPAGAPAARPAGETPGA from the coding sequence ATGAGAGCAGTGCTCCATTCCGAGCGCGCCCGTCTCACCGTCCTCTACGGCTCCCTGCTGCTCCTCGCGGGCGGCGGCCTGATCGCCCTGATCAACATCCTCCTCCGCAACGGTCTCTACACCCGCATCAGCGGCGCCGTCATGACCACCAGGCCGGGCTATGCCGACCAGCTGCCGAACGTGATCCCGGGCCACCGGCTCCCCGTACCCGCCGAGAAGCTGGATCCCGGCGCCACCCCCACCCCCGAGCAGCTCGAACAGTGGCGGGCCACCCAGAACCTGACCACCGCCGTAGAGCAGGCCACCCTCCACGAGCTGCTGATCGTCTCCCTCGTCGCCCTCGCCGTCTTCGCCGTCCTGTCCATCTGGCTCGCCTGGTGGATGGCCGGCCGCGTCCTGCGCCCCCTCGGGGTGATCACCGAGACGGCCCGCCGGCTGTCCGGCGCCAACCTCCACGAGCGGATCGGCCTCAAGGCCCCGCCCGGCGAACTCAAGCGGCTCGCGGACACCTTCGACGGGATGCTCGACCGGATGGAGGACCTGGTCGGGGCGCAGCGCCGGTTCGCCGCGAACGCCGCCCACGAGCTGCGCACCCCCCTCGCCGTCCAGCGGGCGGCCGCCGAGATCGGGCTGGCGGGGGACCCGCCGCCGCAGAAGGTGGCCCGGATCCGCTCCAAGCTCATCGAGGTCGCGGACTCCAGTCAGCACCTCGTGGAGTCGCTGCTCCTGCTGGCCGTCTCGGAGGAGGGCCTGGAGGCGACGGAGCCGGTGGACCTCAGGGCGCTCGCGGAGGCGGAGCTGGCGGCCGCCCGGGCGACGGCCCCTCAGGACCTGCTGGTCGTAGGGGACCTCGCGCCGCTGACCGTCGCGGGCGACCGGACCCTGCTCGGGCACCTCGTGCGGAACCTGCTGGCCAATGCCGTACGTCACAACCGCGCGGGCGGCCGCCTGGAGGTGACGGTCTCTCCGGAAGGGGTGCTGACGGTCTCCAACACCGGTCCGGTGATCGAGCCGCGGGACGTGCCGCGGCTGCTGGAGCCCTTCCGGCGGCGGGCGGAGCGGCAGCATACGGCGGGGGAGGGCGCCGGGTTGGGGCTCTCGATCGTCGCGTCGATCGCACGGGCGCACGGCGCGGAACTGACGGCGCGGGCCAACCCGGCGCCGGGCGGCGGGTTGATGGTCCGGGTCTGGTTCCCGGCCGGGGCACCGGCCGCGCGACCCGCCGGGGAAACGCCGGGCGCTTGA
- a CDS encoding transmembrane-type terpene cyclase, translating into MDLFLTLVSGVAWTTVYVEAIRVGLRDRTYAMPVAALALNFAWESTYAVREFSVGVSAQGIVNVVWALADIVIVYTYLRYGRAELPGFVTRPLFAVWTALLFASAFAVQWLFLAHFGHHDASRYSAFLQNLLMSGLFIAFYASRRGRLGQSLVIAVAKWLGTLAPTILFGVIEDAPFILGLGLLCAVFDLAYIALLARNPAAAASAAAGGGSTEGRGSAEGRGSTEGEPVRSPSAPSR; encoded by the coding sequence GTGGATCTTTTTCTGACGCTGGTCAGCGGTGTGGCGTGGACCACCGTGTACGTCGAGGCGATCCGGGTGGGGCTGCGGGACCGGACGTACGCGATGCCCGTCGCCGCGCTCGCGCTGAACTTCGCCTGGGAATCGACCTACGCTGTACGGGAGTTCAGCGTCGGGGTGTCCGCGCAGGGCATCGTCAACGTGGTGTGGGCCCTCGCCGACATCGTCATCGTGTACACGTATCTGCGCTACGGGCGGGCCGAGTTGCCCGGCTTCGTGACCCGGCCGCTGTTCGCCGTCTGGACCGCGCTCCTCTTCGCGAGCGCCTTCGCCGTGCAGTGGCTCTTCCTCGCCCACTTCGGCCACCACGACGCGAGCCGCTACTCGGCGTTCCTGCAGAACCTGCTCATGTCCGGACTGTTCATCGCCTTCTACGCGAGCCGGCGCGGCAGGCTCGGACAGTCCCTGGTCATCGCGGTCGCCAAATGGCTCGGCACGCTCGCGCCGACCATCCTCTTCGGCGTCATCGAGGACGCCCCGTTCATCCTCGGGCTGGGGCTGCTCTGCGCCGTCTTCGACCTCGCGTACATCGCGCTGCTGGCCCGGAACCCGGCCGCTGCCGCCTCTGCGGCGGCGGGCGGAGGGTCCACCGAGGGCCGGGGGTCCGCCGAGGGCCGGGGGTCCACCGAGGGCGAGCCCGTCAGAAGCCCTTCGGCCCCATCACGATGA
- a CDS encoding LLM class F420-dependent oxidoreductase yields the protein MARVFPEGRLVYGMQLPIQSQSTIYAEPWEVTAGAADLAAVARAADRAGFGYVATCDHVAIPRHMAGPMSTIWYDPIATLSFLAGITENVRLLSHVAILGLRHPLLSAKQYATVDHLSGGRLILGVGAGHVKEEFEVLGVDFARRGAVLDETLDALRAALGQEEYPEFEGELFSFKDLGQLPRPVQSRIPVWVGGSSPAAVRRAAVRGDGWLPQGDPLDKLPAQIARIKELRAEAGVTGPVEFGAITAPLYVGEPGWDTGRRALTGKAEVLAESLRAYKAIGIDQIQVRFRNRDRAELIDQITAFGSEVGPLLND from the coding sequence ATGGCGCGCGTGTTTCCGGAAGGTCGGCTGGTCTACGGGATGCAGCTCCCGATCCAGTCGCAGAGCACCATCTACGCCGAGCCCTGGGAGGTGACGGCCGGCGCGGCCGATCTCGCGGCGGTCGCCCGGGCGGCCGACCGGGCCGGCTTCGGCTACGTCGCCACCTGTGACCACGTGGCGATCCCGCGGCACATGGCCGGCCCCATGAGCACCATCTGGTACGACCCGATCGCCACCCTCTCCTTCCTGGCCGGGATCACCGAGAACGTGCGGCTGCTCAGCCACGTCGCGATCCTCGGCCTGCGCCACCCGCTGCTCAGCGCCAAGCAGTACGCCACCGTCGACCACCTCTCCGGCGGCCGGCTGATCCTCGGCGTCGGCGCCGGGCACGTGAAGGAGGAGTTCGAGGTGCTCGGCGTGGACTTCGCGCGGCGCGGGGCCGTCCTCGACGAGACCCTCGACGCGCTGCGCGCCGCCCTCGGCCAGGAGGAGTACCCGGAGTTCGAGGGCGAGCTGTTCTCCTTCAAGGACCTCGGGCAGCTGCCCCGCCCCGTCCAGTCCCGGATCCCGGTCTGGGTGGGCGGCTCCTCGCCCGCGGCCGTCCGCCGGGCCGCCGTGCGCGGCGACGGCTGGCTCCCGCAGGGCGACCCGCTCGACAAGCTCCCGGCGCAGATCGCCCGGATCAAGGAGCTCCGCGCCGAGGCCGGGGTCACGGGGCCCGTGGAGTTCGGCGCGATCACCGCCCCGCTGTACGTCGGCGAGCCCGGCTGGGACACCGGCCGGCGGGCCCTCACCGGCAAGGCGGAGGTGCTCGCCGAGTCGCTGCGCGCGTACAAGGCGATCGGCATCGACCAGATCCAGGTCCGTTTCCGCAACCGCGACCGGGCCGAACTCATTGACCAGATCACGGCTTTCGGGTCCGAAGTGGGACCCCTTCTCAACGACTAG
- a CDS encoding SDR family NAD(P)-dependent oxidoreductase, whose amino-acid sequence MGKLDGRVVIITGAARGQGEQEARLFAAEGAKVLLGDVLDEQGAAVAKEIGEDRARYVRMDVSREEDWAAAIAAAKEAFGEVNGLVNNAGILRFNELTATPLEEFQQVVQVNQVGAFLGIKSVAPEIEAAGGGTIVNTSSYTGLTGMAYVGTYAATKAAILGLTRVAALELAAKNIRVNAMCPGAVDTAMATPGNTNPADLPQEARDAMADLYKRVVPMGRVGQPEEIAKLALFLTSEDSSYITGQPFVIDGGWMAGVSIG is encoded by the coding sequence ATGGGCAAGCTGGACGGACGCGTCGTCATCATCACCGGTGCCGCGCGCGGCCAGGGCGAGCAGGAGGCCCGGCTCTTCGCCGCGGAGGGCGCCAAGGTGCTCCTGGGGGACGTGCTGGACGAGCAGGGCGCGGCGGTCGCGAAGGAGATCGGCGAGGACCGGGCCCGGTACGTACGGATGGACGTGAGCCGGGAGGAGGACTGGGCGGCCGCCATCGCGGCGGCCAAGGAGGCCTTCGGCGAGGTCAACGGCCTGGTCAACAACGCGGGCATCCTGCGCTTCAACGAACTGACCGCGACCCCGCTGGAGGAGTTCCAGCAGGTGGTCCAGGTCAACCAGGTCGGTGCCTTCCTCGGCATCAAGTCGGTGGCCCCGGAGATCGAGGCGGCCGGTGGCGGCACGATCGTGAACACCTCCTCGTACACGGGCCTGACGGGCATGGCGTACGTGGGCACGTACGCGGCGACCAAGGCGGCGATCCTCGGCCTGACCCGGGTGGCCGCGCTGGAGCTGGCCGCGAAGAACATCCGGGTCAACGCGATGTGCCCGGGGGCCGTGGACACCGCGATGGCCACCCCCGGGAACACGAACCCGGCGGACCTGCCCCAGGAGGCCCGGGACGCCATGGCGGACCTCTACAAGCGCGTGGTGCCGATGGGCCGGGTGGGTCAGCCGGAGGAGATAGCCAAGCTGGCGCTGTTCCTGACCAGCGAGGACTCCTCCTACATCACCGGTCAGCCGTTCGTGATCGACGGCGGCTGGATGGCGGGCGTCAGCATCGGCTAG